In Paludibaculum fermentans, the genomic stretch GACTGCCCGTGAGGCGGGAGGCGAGCGCGGGGACCATGCCGCGGTCGCTCTTCACAAAGCGGCGGATGTCGTCCCGGTACTTGCCGTTCCACTCGGCCCAGCGGCCCCAGGCCGGGAAACTGCCCACCTGGTAAAGACCGGCGGCGTCCCAGGCTTCAGCAATCAGCTTGGTATTCGCAAGGATGGGATCGTAGGCGAGCCGCTCCAGCAGCGGCGGATCAGCCAGGGGATTGCCGTCCTGTCCGCGGCCCAGCACGCTGGCCAAGTCAAAGCGGAAGCCGTCCACGTGCATCTCCATCACCCAGTAGTGGAGGCAATCTGAGATCAGGCTGCGCACGACGGGGTGGTTGCAGTTGAAGGTGTTGCCGCACCCGGAGTAGTTGCGGTAATTGCCGCGCTCGTCGAGCTGGTAATAGATGGAGTTGTCGATGCCTCGGAAGGAATGGGTTCGTCCACGCTCATCGCCTTCCGCGGTGTGGTTGAAAACGACGTCCAGGATCACTTCCAGCCCGGCGGCGTGAAACCGCTTCACCATCTCTTTGAACTCCTGAACGGCCGCGCCGGGCTGCTTGCCGCTGGCATAGGTTGCGTTGGGTGCAAAGAAGGCGATGGGCTGGTAGCCCCAGAGGTTGAAGAGCGTGGAGCCCAACAGTGGGTTACTGCGGTCCGTATCCGCCTCTTCGAATTCGTAGACTGGCAACAACTCAACTGCGGTGACGCCCAATTGCTTCAGGTACGGAATCTTGTCCGTAAGGCCAAGATAGGTGCCGGGGGCCGAGACCCCAGACGATTCGTGCCGCGTGAAGCCCCGCACATGGAGCTCGTAAATTACTGATTCGCTGAGTGGAACATTCAGCGGCCGGTCCATCTCCCAATCGAAATGATCCTGGGACAGGGCACAGCGTCGTTCCGCGGTAATGCCCCATTGCTCGCCGCCTACGAGTACCTGTGCATACGGGTCCAGCAGGAACCGTTCCGGATCGAAGCGATGGACCTCCGGATTGGGATTCGGCCGCATGTCCAGCCGCCAGCAATACTGGACATCGGGCGCGAGTCCGCCGATCCAGATATGCCATATCTGGCCCGTGCGGTCGCGTTCAGGATGGAGTTCTATCTCCAGATACGGTGCGGAGTCGCCAGGATGAAAGAAGGAAAGCCAGGCGTGGGTGGAATGTTTCGAAAAGAGCGCGAAGTTCACACCGTCTTCGAGTCGCGTCGCACCCAGCGGCAGGGCCCTGCCGCGGTCGACGCAGAAATAGCTGCCCATGAGTTATGCTACGACGAAAACACGGCTTGACACCCGGTCTAGCAAGGCGAAGAGAAGG encodes the following:
- the glgX gene encoding glycogen debranching protein GlgX, translated to MGSYFCVDRGRALPLGATRLEDGVNFALFSKHSTHAWLSFFHPGDSAPYLEIELHPERDRTGQIWHIWIGGLAPDVQYCWRLDMRPNPNPEVHRFDPERFLLDPYAQVLVGGEQWGITAERRCALSQDHFDWEMDRPLNVPLSESVIYELHVRGFTRHESSGVSAPGTYLGLTDKIPYLKQLGVTAVELLPVYEFEEADTDRSNPLLGSTLFNLWGYQPIAFFAPNATYASGKQPGAAVQEFKEMVKRFHAAGLEVILDVVFNHTAEGDERGRTHSFRGIDNSIYYQLDERGNYRNYSGCGNTFNCNHPVVRSLISDCLHYWVMEMHVDGFRFDLASVLGRGQDGNPLADPPLLERLAYDPILANTKLIAEAWDAAGLYQVGSFPAWGRWAEWNGKYRDDIRRFVKSDRGMVPALASRLTGSPDLYASSGRQSRHSINFVTCHDGFTLADLVSYNDKHNEANGEQNRDGANDNNSWNCGLEGPTKDESINTLRRRQMRNMASLLLLSGGVPMILAGDEMARTQGGNNNAYCQDNATSWVDWTLTESNSEMVAFFRRMISFRASRDAFRHIDWGAQAGEPHTRVTFHGVFPHAPDWGPDSHALAIELEWGSERIYFIANSFWENLRFQLPLLTDTRRWTLVEDTNRDGPRGPNLDSQVWYDATPRSVVVLEAL